From a region of the Arachis ipaensis cultivar K30076 chromosome B09, Araip1.1, whole genome shotgun sequence genome:
- the LOC107615887 gene encoding uncharacterized protein LOC107615887: protein MDTSSNPTPQPPIQSVIPSQPQPNPKGGINAITLRSRTQLKEKGEKDSKPITITQEEERIDIEEVVEEETPQVIVEDETQPTKETPKTKRTLEEEIAQPLPFQTLAKKVRKRIELDPKMVEMFKKVEVTIPLFDAIHQVPRYAKFLKDLCMNKDRILELETIPLGSSISALMGALPEKCDDPGPCMVTCTVNGVQFVDCMCDLGACVSIMPLFVYRVLKLPPLKRSTARFVLADKSIITVTGVAEDVLVNIKGLVFSIDFYVLEMPSSETERASSILLGRPFLRTSRFKLDAYLGTYSFEIDRRVVSFSLEEAMKHPPENHSLFRCDPIDNIVAEVHLAKLDEKYMIGEANEDPSKLNTTHHTNHPETQTSNHDKKMELKPLPPHLRYSYLDEAQKLPVIIAQELTPQQEEKLLEVWSGPNSATVHTSNRIPSNLRRLPFFRRRWPLRPPKNGKKGP from the exons ATGGACACATCATCAAATCCCACTCCTCAACCCCCAATCCAAAGCGTCATTCCCTCTCAACCTCAACCCAATCCTAAGgggggcatcaatgccatcaccttgagaTCCAGAACACAATTAAAAGAGAAGGGAGAAAAGGATTCAAAGCCCATCACAATCACTCAAGAGGAGGAGAGAATAGATatagaagaggtagtggaagAGGAGACACCACAAGTCATAGTTGAGGATGAAACTCAACCAACAAAAGAGACTCCCAAGACCAAgagaaccttggaagaagaaattGCTCAACCACTCCCATTTCAAACACTTGCAAAGAAAGTTAGGAAGCGTATAGAactcgaccccaaaatggtagaaatgttcAAGAAAGTCGAGGTAACCATCCCCCTCTTTGACGCTATCCATCAAGTTCCTAGATATGCAAAATTCCTTAAAGATCTATGCATGAACAAGGATAGAATTCTTGAATTGGAAACCAtcccattggggagttctatttccgcTTTAATGGGAGCATTGCCCGAGAAATGTGATGATCCAGGCCCTTGCATGGTCACTTGCACCGTCAATGGAGTTCAATTCgtagattgtatgtgtgacctcggagcatgtgttagcatcatgcctcTCTTCGTCTACCGGGTATTGAAGTTACCACCACTAAAAAGGTCGACGGCGAGATTTGTCCTAGCGGATAAAAGCATAATAACCGTGACGGGTGTCGCGGAAGATGTATTGGTGAATATCAAAGGGTTGGTATTTTCGATTGATTTCTACGTCCTTGAAATGCCATCAAGTGAAACCGAGAGAGCATCAtccatcctacttggaagaccatttttGAGAACTTCTAGATTTAAGCTAGATGCTTACttgggaacatactcatttgAGATAGATAGGAGAGTCGTAAGTTTTAGCCTAGAagaagcaatgaagcatccaccAGAAAATCACTCTCTATTCCGGTGTGACCCAATTGACAACATTGTTGCCGAAGTGCACCTTGCAAAGTTAGATGAGAAGTACATGATTGGAGAAGCAAATGAagatccaagcaaattaaacaccACACACCATACAAACCATCCGGAAACTCAAACATCAAATCATGACAAAAAGATGGAATTGAAGCCACTACCCCCCCACCTAAGGTACTCATATCTTGATGAAGCCCAAAAGCTCCCCGTGATAATCGCACAAGAgctaactcctcaacaagaagaaaagttgCTAGAG gtgtggagCGGACCAAATAGTGCGACGGTGCATACCTCAAACCGAATTCCAAGCAATCTTAGACGCTTGCCATTCTTCCGAAGGAGGTGGCCACTACGGCCCCCAAAGAACGGCAAGAAAGGTCCTTGA